The genomic DNA ATATTCGAGAAATTTGAATCTAAGTTTTATAATATTGATGGTTATAAAATTAATGTAGAAACTAAAGGTACTGGTGATCCAATATTCTTTTTACCAGGTGGACCAGGAAACTCGCATGACTATATGCAAGGCAATTTTGGGCATTATTATAAATCTAATACAGTGGTTTTTTTCGATTGGTTGGGCCGTGGAAAAAGTGATAATGCTAAAGACCCTAAAGAATACTCTGTAGAAGCAGATGTAGAATTAATAGAAAAATTAAGAATAGTATTAAAATTCGATAAAATATCTTTAGTAGGACATAGTTATGGTACTGTACCAGCACAAGCCTATGCTATTAAATATAAAGAAAATGTCGAAAAAATGGTTTTAATAAATGGTTTCCATAGCGGCGCTATGTGGCAAGCCAATTGCGACAGTTATAACCACTATGCAAAAACACATTTTCCAGAAAAATGGAAAAAAGTAGACTCTTTACGTGCATTAGGTTATGTTTCAAGTGATCCAGAGTTTATGAAAGTTTACAGTAGCTTTCCTACCAAATATATTTATTATCACAATACAAATTTAAAACAAAACACGCCTAAAACTAAACATAAAAGCTGGGATAACACTGTTTATGTTTCTATAATAGGAAAAGATGGTGATTTTGATGTGTCTGGGAGTATGATTACACAAGACTATAGAAAAGATTTAAAAACCATAAAAGCTAAAACACTAGTTATAGCAGGACGTTACGATGGTGTATCAACTCCAGAATTTGCTATTCAATACAAAAAATTTATGCCACAAGCACAATTTGAAATGTTTGAAAATAGTGGCCACAACCCATATTTAGAAGAACCAAAAAAATTTTACCGCATTTTTGATGCTTTTATAAAATAGAAATAAACTATTTTTGAAACCTGAAACAGATACGATTTTATGAGCGAGATTAAACACAACTGGACAACAGAACAAATATTAGAGATCTATAACAAACCATTAATGGAGTTACTTTACGAAGCTGCAACAGTGCATCGTTTACACCATGATCCAAATACCGTTCAAGTAAGTACTTTATTATCTATAAAAACAGGTGGTTGCCCAGAAGATTGTGGGTATTGCCCACAAGCAGCAAGATATCATACAGATATTGAAGGCAACGATTTAATGTCTGTTCAACAAGTAAAAGCACAAGCATTACGTGCAAAATCATCTGGAAGTTCTCGAGTATGTATGGGAGCTGCATGGCGTAATGTAAAAGATGGCGAAGAGTTTGACCAAGTTTTAGAAATGGTACGTACCATTAACAAACTAGATATGGAAGTTTGTTGCACACTTGGTATGATAACAGAAAACCAAGCACAACGTTTAGCAGAAGCTGGTTTATATGCTTATAACCACAACTTAGATTCGTCTGAAGATTATTATAAAGAAGTAATTTCTACTCGTGGTTTTGAAGACCGTTTAGAAACTATCGATAACGTTCGTAAAACAAATGTAACGGTTTGCTCTGGTGGTATTATTGGAATGGGAGAAGCCATAGAAGATAGAGCAGGAATGTTAGTAGCATTAGCCACGCTAAATCCACAACCAGAATCTGTACCAATTAATGCACTTGTTGCTGTAGAAGGAACGCCTTTAGCAGAAGAAAAACCAGTTTCTATTTGGGACATGATTAGAATGGTAGCAACAACAAGAATTGTTATGCCAGAAACCCAAGTACGTTTAAGTGCTGGTAGAACAGAAATGAGTCGCGAAGGTCAAGCCATGTGTTTCTTTGCTGGAGCAAATTCTATTTTTGCTGGAGACAAACTTTTAACAACTCCAAATCCAGATGTTAATGAAGACATGAAAATGTTTGAAATGTTAGGTTTAAACCCACAAAAACCGTTTATAAAAAAAATGCAGCCTGAAACTGTAGAAGCATCAGATTCTAAATTTGAAGCTTTAGGTGAAAAACCAAAATGGTCAAGACCAGAACATAAAATTGAGCGTAATGAAGAGGCGAAACAAAAAGCAAAAGTTTCAAAATAGTTAAAGTATTCACATAAGATTTTCAATTTAGATACGTTTTCTTAACTTTGACTGACTAATTATTCAGCTTTTTTTGAAACTAAATCTTCAACATATTCCTCGTGTAAAGACAATTACAAAAGAGGATTTCCTAAACCTCTACTATAAACCTCAAAAACCAGTAGTTATTGAGCGTTTTATTGAGGACTGGCCTGCGTTTTCTAAATGGAACTTGGAATACATTAAAGCAGTTGCAGGAGATAAAACTGTACCTTTATACGACGATAGACCTGTAGATTATAAAGATGGATTTAATGAGCCTCACGCAACAATGAAAATGCGTGATTATATTGATTTGCTTAAGCGTGAACCTACAAAATTTAGAATATTTTTATGGAATGTTTTAAAAGAAGTTCCCAAACTTCAAAAAGACTATAAATTTCCAGATTTTGGATTGCGTTTAATGAAAGGGTTGCCAATGCTCTTTTTTGGTGGTACGAACTCTCACACCTTTATGCATTATGATATTGATCTAGCCAATATATTTCATTTTCACTTTGAAGGGAAAAAACAATGTATTCTATTCGATCAAAAACAAAGCAAATATTTATATAAAATCCCGCATTCTTTAATAGTTAGAGAAGACATAGATTTCTCTAATCCAGATTTTAATAAATGGCCTGAACTAAAAAATGCAAAAGGCTGGGAATGTGAACTAAATCATGGAGAAATATTATATATGCCAGAAGGCTACTGGCATTACATGCGCTACATTACACCTGGTTTTTCAATGAGCTTGAGAGCAATAACTAGAAACCCTAAAAATTTAGCTAAAGCGTTATATAATATCACAATAATGCGTAGTTTTGACAACCTAATGAGACGCATAAAAGGTCAAAAATGGATTGACTGGAAAAATAACAAAGCAATTACAAATACAAACAATAAATAAAATGAAAAAAATAATACTTATAATTACTTTATTCTCGACTTTGGCTAGTTTTGGACAAGCTTTTAGTGGTAAAGGAGACCAAAAACTATCTGTAGGTGCAAATTTACAAGACAATGCAACAGGAATTAGTTTAAGTTATGACTATGGGTTAGGCGAAAACATATCTGTAGGTATCGTTACTGCTTATGCTTTAAATACAGATGTAGACTCTGCAAGTTTTGGAGATCGTTATGATATTAAAGCAAGATTTAACGCAAACCTTGGTAACGTTTTAAATATTAGTGACAACTTTGATATTTATCCAGGATTAAGTTTAGGACTTAAAAATTTTGGTGGTCATTTAGGAGCACGTTACTTTTTTACAACAGGATTTGGTGTTTTTGCAGAAGTAGGAACAACATTAGCAAAATATGAAAGTGATACACTTAGACTAGATCAAAAAATTCATAACCAATTTGTTGGAAATATTGGAGCTGTTTTCAATTTATAATTCATAAAATCACACTCTAAAAACGCCCTTAAATTTTTAAAAATTTAAGGGCGTTTTTTATACTATTTAATTAAAGCATTAGCTTTATCATAAACCAAATGTGGCTCCCAACCACGATACAACAAATAGTTTATAAACTTCTTCTTTTTCTTTAAAGTATTGGTCTCTCGAATGGAAAGTGCTGTTTTTTCGGCTAAATCATTGAAAAACTCGACATACTCATCGTCCGAAATTTCTGCAAGCGCAGCATTTATATTAAATTTGGAGATGTCTTTTTTCTTAAGTTCAAGAGTTAATCGACGTCGCCCCCATTTTTTTATATTGAACTTACCTCTAACATATGTTTTGGCAAAACGTTCTTCATTAAGATAGTTGTGCTTTAATAAATGAACAATGATTATATCTGAAGCTTCAGGAATCATATTCATGCTTTTTAGTTTTTGTCTCACTTCGTGATGACACCTTTCTTGATATGCACAGTAATGCTCCAATTTTTTGGTTGCTTCATCCACTGTAAACGTTTTGTTTTTATACATACATCAAAAATAAGCTATTAAACAAATAACCAAAATGCCCTAATATGAAAAATTTTTACTCATTATTAACTCTTTTTTTATTCTTCTTAAATTTAGGGTTTGCACAAACTATAATTTATGACGAAGATTTTACTGGCCAATTAAACAAAGGAGCAACATATAATACAACTACAAATTTAACCGAAGTAGATTTAAGTGGCGTAAACTGGACAATAGATATTTCTTCTGTCACTTTTAATACGGGAGATAGGTTTAAAGTTGTAAACGGAAATAGATTTCTTGAAGCTCGAGATTTAGACGGACAAGCAATATGGTATTCTCCATCAATAAATATTAGTTCTTTTACAGATATTCAGTTTTCTTTAGACGCTACAGAAAGCTCTCCTGCTAACGATAACCTTGAAGATGCAGATACCTTTATTACAGAATTTCGTATAGATGGTGGCGCATGGACACAAGCAGGAAATAATGGTTTTATACAAAATGATTATACTAACACCGTAGTATCTCACAACACATTATTAAATGGTAACACTTTAGAGTTAAGAGTTTTAATTACAAATGATGGAAATGGTGAGCGCATGCGTATTGACAATGTTCTAGTACAAGGTATAGCGCCAATAACTCCAACAATAACTATTAATCCAAATACTAACACTATTCCTGCATTAAGTGTTGTTGAAAACAATGTGTCATTAACCGAGGAAACATTCTCTGTTCAAGGTTCATCTTTAACAAATGATATAATTATTACTGCTCCTGCAGAATTTGTTATTTCAGAAAATGCAAATGGCCCTTATTTAAATACTATTACCTTAACACAAACTGGCGGAACAATAAATCCAACAACTATATATACAAAACTAGCCTTTGGTTTAACTCCAAATACTTATAGTAATACAATTACTGTTTCTAGTACTGGAGCTACAAACGAATTAGTTTCAGGTTCTGGAACTGTAATAGCACATACACCTGCCGCAAACTGTGGAGAATTATTAATTTCTGAATATCATGAAGCTGCAGCTGGAACAGCAAATGAACAATATATAGAATTATACAATCCTACAAATACTGCTATAGATTTATCAAACTATCAAATAGCAAGATTTATAAATGGAAGAGTTAATTATAATCCAGCAATTAGAACAATTCCTGCTGCACAAGGTTTTATTGCTCCATATTCAACATTTTTAATAGCCAGAAACAACTCTGAATTATGTAACAACGGTATTGCTGATTACTGTACAGGAAGCGGTGCATTAAATTTTGATGGAAACGATGTTATCGCGCTTCAAAATAGCAATGGTGTAAATATAGATGTTGTAGGCGTATTAAATGTAAACAACAACTTTGGCCAAAACGTAAATCTAGTAAGAAACTCTAATGTTCAAACACCAACACCAACATATAATAATGCAGACTGGTCTTCAAATCCATCAAACAGTATTACTCTTTTAGGCTCTCATGTAAGTGATTGTGAATGTTCAACAACAGTTACTTGGGATGGTACATCATGGACTCCATTTGCACCAGACAGCAGTACAGCAGTAATTTTAACTGGAGATTATAATGCCAGTATGTTAACACCAGGTTTTACAGCTTGTAGTTTATCTATTAATGCAGGTGTTACTTTAACAGTTGAGAATGATTATACCGTAGAAGTAAAAAATAACGTTACAAATAGCGGAACTATAATTGTTCAAACTAATGGATCATTTGTTCAAAACAATGATTCTGGAGTATTTCAAAACACAGGAGGAACTTCAAGCGTTTCAAAATTAAGCGCGTTTGCTAGTGATTGGTTAGAATATACATATTGGAGTTCACCTGTTTCGGGAGAAACTATTGGCAATGCGCTTTCTCCTTCAAATCCTAACAGAAGATTTAGATTTAGATCAGAAAATTTTGAAGATAATTATGCTGAAACAAACAACGCAAACCCTGTAATTAATATGCAGGACGATGAAGATGATAATGGAAATGTATGGTTATTAATGAGTGCTGCAGATGCTATGACTCCTGGTGTTGGTTATGCTTCAACATTATCTGCAACAGCTTTTTCAACTCCACCTGGTGGTGGCACTGCTCCGCCAGTAAGAGTTAACCATGAGTTTATAGGTGCATTTAATAATGGCATTATACCAGTTACTATTTATAGAAACGATGCCATTAATACAATTTCAAGTGTAAGTGGTGACAAAAACTGGAACTTAATTGGTAATCCTTATGCAAGTGCTGTTTCTATACCAGACTTCTTTGCTGAAAACATGTATAGCTCGACAAATACTTCTGGCACAATTGATGGATTAATATATTATTGGTCTCACGAAAATCCTCCATTAAACACGAATAACGGTAACTCTCAAAATAATTTTAGCCAGTCTGATTATGTTATGGTTAACGAGTTAGGAGGAACTACTGCTGGAGACCATAATGGTGACGGCACTATAGATGCTAATGATATTCCTGACGAATTTATACCTTCTGGACAAGGCTTCTTTGTAACTTATAACGATATGGCTCCAGGAGCTCCATCATCTATAACCTCATTAGATACAGGTGCTGTAATTATGGAAAATCAAGTTACGTTTAGAAACTCTATGCGTGTAAGTGGTAATAATGATTTATTTTATAGAAACGCTAACCAGCCAATTGAAACTAATAAGCTATGGCTTAATTTAACTACAGATACTGGTGTATTTAGCCAATTATTAGTTGGCTATAAACAAGGCGCTACAAATGGTTTAGATGGCGCAAGATTTGATGCTATAAGAAACAGATCTTTTGGAGATCAAACATTTTTTTATTCTATAATTGAAAATAACAACCTTAATTATGCTATTCAAGGTAAAGCGCCAGAAAGCTTAACTATAGATGAAGTTATCCCACTTGGTATCTACACATCTATTACTAATCCTGCAACTTTTACTATTTCTATATCTCAATTTGAAGGTGACTTTTTAAGTAATAATACTATTTACCTTAAAGATAATTATGCAAGTTCAATACATGATTTAAATGCTTCAGATTATAGTTTTACCACAACAAATGGTGAGTTTAGAGATCGTTTTGAAATTGTATTTAATGCA from Lacinutrix sp. 5H-3-7-4 includes the following:
- a CDS encoding alpha/beta fold hydrolase; amino-acid sequence: MHSILKFLCVSLFFITYCNNAQQDSKIFEKFESKFYNIDGYKINVETKGTGDPIFFLPGGPGNSHDYMQGNFGHYYKSNTVVFFDWLGRGKSDNAKDPKEYSVEADVELIEKLRIVLKFDKISLVGHSYGTVPAQAYAIKYKENVEKMVLINGFHSGAMWQANCDSYNHYAKTHFPEKWKKVDSLRALGYVSSDPEFMKVYSSFPTKYIYYHNTNLKQNTPKTKHKSWDNTVYVSIIGKDGDFDVSGSMITQDYRKDLKTIKAKTLVIAGRYDGVSTPEFAIQYKKFMPQAQFEMFENSGHNPYLEEPKKFYRIFDAFIK
- the bioB gene encoding biotin synthase BioB, whose amino-acid sequence is MSEIKHNWTTEQILEIYNKPLMELLYEAATVHRLHHDPNTVQVSTLLSIKTGGCPEDCGYCPQAARYHTDIEGNDLMSVQQVKAQALRAKSSGSSRVCMGAAWRNVKDGEEFDQVLEMVRTINKLDMEVCCTLGMITENQAQRLAEAGLYAYNHNLDSSEDYYKEVISTRGFEDRLETIDNVRKTNVTVCSGGIIGMGEAIEDRAGMLVALATLNPQPESVPINALVAVEGTPLAEEKPVSIWDMIRMVATTRIVMPETQVRLSAGRTEMSREGQAMCFFAGANSIFAGDKLLTTPNPDVNEDMKMFEMLGLNPQKPFIKKMQPETVEASDSKFEALGEKPKWSRPEHKIERNEEAKQKAKVSK
- a CDS encoding cupin-like domain-containing protein yields the protein MKLNLQHIPRVKTITKEDFLNLYYKPQKPVVIERFIEDWPAFSKWNLEYIKAVAGDKTVPLYDDRPVDYKDGFNEPHATMKMRDYIDLLKREPTKFRIFLWNVLKEVPKLQKDYKFPDFGLRLMKGLPMLFFGGTNSHTFMHYDIDLANIFHFHFEGKKQCILFDQKQSKYLYKIPHSLIVREDIDFSNPDFNKWPELKNAKGWECELNHGEILYMPEGYWHYMRYITPGFSMSLRAITRNPKNLAKALYNITIMRSFDNLMRRIKGQKWIDWKNNKAITNTNNK
- a CDS encoding DUF6646 family protein; this translates as MKKIILIITLFSTLASFGQAFSGKGDQKLSVGANLQDNATGISLSYDYGLGENISVGIVTAYALNTDVDSASFGDRYDIKARFNANLGNVLNISDNFDIYPGLSLGLKNFGGHLGARYFFTTGFGVFAEVGTTLAKYESDTLRLDQKIHNQFVGNIGAVFNL
- a CDS encoding regulatory protein RecX → MYKNKTFTVDEATKKLEHYCAYQERCHHEVRQKLKSMNMIPEASDIIIVHLLKHNYLNEERFAKTYVRGKFNIKKWGRRRLTLELKKKDISKFNINAALAEISDDEYVEFFNDLAEKTALSIRETNTLKKKKKFINYLLYRGWEPHLVYDKANALIK
- a CDS encoding lamin tail domain-containing protein, encoding MRIDNVLVQGIAPITPTITINPNTNTIPALSVVENNVSLTEETFSVQGSSLTNDIIITAPAEFVISENANGPYLNTITLTQTGGTINPTTIYTKLAFGLTPNTYSNTITVSSTGATNELVSGSGTVIAHTPAANCGELLISEYHEAAAGTANEQYIELYNPTNTAIDLSNYQIARFINGRVNYNPAIRTIPAAQGFIAPYSTFLIARNNSELCNNGIADYCTGSGALNFDGNDVIALQNSNGVNIDVVGVLNVNNNFGQNVNLVRNSNVQTPTPTYNNADWSSNPSNSITLLGSHVSDCECSTTVTWDGTSWTPFAPDSSTAVILTGDYNASMLTPGFTACSLSINAGVTLTVENDYTVEVKNNVTNSGTIIVQTNGSFVQNNDSGVFQNTGGTSSVSKLSAFASDWLEYTYWSSPVSGETIGNALSPSNPNRRFRFRSENFEDNYAETNNANPVINMQDDEDDNGNVWLLMSAADAMTPGVGYASTLSATAFSTPPGGGTAPPVRVNHEFIGAFNNGIIPVTIYRNDAINTISSVSGDKNWNLIGNPYASAVSIPDFFAENMYSSTNTSGTIDGLIYYWSHENPPLNTNNGNSQNNFSQSDYVMVNELGGTTAGDHNGDGTIDANDIPDEFIPSGQGFFVTYNDMAPGAPSSITSLDTGAVIMENQVTFRNSMRVSGNNDLFYRNANQPIETNKLWLNLTTDTGVFSQLLVGYKQGATNGLDGARFDAIRNRSFGDQTFFYSIIENNNLNYAIQGKAPESLTIDEVIPLGIYTSITNPATFTISISQFEGDFLSNNTIYLKDNYASSIHDLNASDYSFTTTNGEFRDRFEIVFNASSLAVEAFSTNETNLTIIELQDENVQFSLNGNNNLRIEAVRIIDILGRELYNFRGSEKTEIYNLSKLSTSTYIAQVTLSNGKVIAKKAIKK